A single Trichocoleus sp. FACHB-46 DNA region contains:
- the clpB gene encoding ATP-dependent chaperone ClpB yields MQPTDSSKFTDKAWEAIVKSQEVARRFKHQQLEVEHLVVALLQQDGLASKVFDRAGVDSARLLLQLEEFAQRQPRVTDDGQLYLGRGLDLLTDRAEATRESWQDGFISVEHLLIGFAEDERIGRRLLKAVNLDAKQLETVIKTVRGSQKVTDQSPESRYAALEKYGQDLTEQAKSGKLDPVIGRDDEIRRVVQVLSRRTKNNPVLIGEPGVGKTAIAEGLAQRIVNGDVPESLKNRKLISLDMGSLIAGAKYRGEFEDRLRAVLREVMDSDGQIVLFIDELHTVVGTGASQGTMDAGNLLKPMLARGELRCIGATTLDEYRKYIEKDAALERRFQQVVVNQPSVEDTISILRGLKDRYETHHGGVKITDAALVAAATLSDRYIADRFLPDKAIDLIDEAAAKLRMEITSKPVELEAIDRRLMQLEMEKLSLENEGQRAIAGGYRTSRERLTRIEQEITELSEKQQQLAGQWQTEKEALEGIKALKMEEDQLRVQIEQAERAYDLNKAAQLKYGRLESVQRDREAKEAQLLEIQSRGSGLLREQVTDADIAEIVAKWTGIPVNRLLESERQKLLQLESYLHQRVVGQDEAVESVSSAIRRARAGMKDPGRPIGSFLFMGPTGVGKTELARALAQSLFDTDDALVRLDMSEYMEKHSVSRLVGAPPGYVGYEEGGQLSEAVRRHPYSLVLLDEVEKAHPDVFNILLQVLDDGRITDSQGRLVDFRNTVIVMTSNIGSDHILDVSGDDSKYEQMRVLVLQALRSHFRPEFLNRVDDIILFHPLNLGELRQIVGIQIKRIQKLLSDQKITLELTEAAQNYIADTGYDPVYGARPLKRAIQRELENPIANKLLENTFTEGDTIVIDLANNTLTFTKKDLDSTVEAVPSSSYSSLAQSAKTKS; encoded by the coding sequence ATGCAGCCCACCGACTCTAGCAAATTCACTGACAAAGCCTGGGAAGCGATCGTTAAGTCTCAGGAAGTGGCCCGTCGCTTCAAACACCAACAGCTAGAGGTGGAGCATTTAGTCGTTGCTCTCTTGCAGCAGGATGGACTGGCGAGCAAAGTGTTTGATCGCGCGGGCGTGGATTCAGCCCGACTCCTTCTGCAATTAGAAGAATTTGCCCAACGCCAACCCCGCGTTACAGACGATGGGCAACTTTATCTAGGTCGGGGGCTAGATTTGCTGACTGACCGGGCCGAAGCCACACGAGAATCCTGGCAAGATGGTTTCATCTCAGTTGAGCACCTACTCATTGGCTTTGCCGAAGACGAACGCATTGGTCGGCGCTTGCTCAAAGCAGTCAATCTGGATGCCAAGCAACTAGAAACCGTAATCAAGACCGTTCGAGGCAGCCAAAAGGTGACAGATCAAAGCCCTGAGTCTCGCTACGCTGCCCTAGAGAAATATGGTCAAGACCTGACAGAACAAGCGAAATCGGGCAAGTTAGATCCTGTAATTGGTCGCGATGACGAGATTCGTCGAGTGGTTCAAGTACTATCACGCCGCACCAAGAATAACCCTGTCCTGATTGGGGAACCCGGTGTCGGTAAAACAGCGATCGCTGAAGGACTAGCTCAGCGCATTGTCAACGGCGATGTGCCAGAATCCCTCAAAAACCGTAAGCTGATTTCGCTCGATATGGGCAGCTTGATCGCAGGCGCGAAGTATCGCGGTGAATTTGAAGACCGCCTGCGAGCTGTCTTGCGCGAAGTCATGGACTCCGACGGGCAAATTGTCCTCTTCATTGATGAACTCCACACCGTAGTCGGTACTGGCGCCAGCCAAGGCACCATGGATGCAGGCAACTTGCTGAAGCCCATGCTAGCTCGTGGGGAATTGCGCTGTATCGGTGCCACCACGCTTGATGAGTACCGCAAATACATCGAGAAAGATGCAGCCCTAGAACGGCGTTTCCAGCAGGTTGTGGTTAATCAGCCTAGCGTTGAAGACACCATTTCTATCCTGCGTGGCCTTAAAGATCGCTACGAAACTCACCACGGCGGGGTCAAAATTACCGATGCTGCCTTAGTGGCAGCGGCGACTTTATCCGATCGCTACATTGCCGATCGCTTCTTACCCGATAAAGCAATCGACTTAATCGATGAAGCTGCAGCCAAGCTCCGGATGGAGATCACCTCTAAGCCCGTTGAGTTGGAAGCAATTGATCGGCGTTTGATGCAGCTAGAGATGGAAAAGCTGTCTCTAGAAAATGAGGGCCAACGCGCGATCGCAGGTGGCTACCGCACTTCACGGGAACGACTGACCCGAATTGAGCAAGAAATTACAGAGCTGAGTGAAAAACAGCAACAGCTTGCGGGCCAGTGGCAAACTGAGAAAGAAGCCCTAGAAGGCATCAAAGCTCTGAAGATGGAGGAAGACCAACTTAGAGTCCAAATTGAGCAGGCGGAGCGGGCTTACGACCTCAACAAAGCGGCTCAACTGAAGTACGGTCGTTTAGAGTCGGTGCAACGCGATCGCGAAGCTAAAGAAGCGCAACTCCTAGAGATTCAATCTCGTGGCTCTGGCCTCTTGCGAGAGCAAGTCACCGATGCTGATATTGCTGAGATTGTCGCCAAGTGGACTGGCATCCCTGTTAACCGTCTCCTAGAATCAGAGCGGCAAAAACTGCTCCAGCTAGAATCCTACCTACATCAACGAGTTGTGGGCCAAGATGAAGCGGTGGAGTCAGTATCCTCGGCAATTCGTCGAGCTAGAGCAGGGATGAAAGATCCCGGTCGTCCCATAGGTTCTTTCCTCTTCATGGGGCCGACTGGAGTTGGTAAAACTGAACTAGCTCGCGCCTTAGCCCAATCTCTGTTTGACACCGATGACGCCTTGGTGCGCCTTGACATGTCGGAGTACATGGAAAAGCACTCAGTTTCTCGACTCGTCGGTGCGCCTCCAGGTTACGTTGGCTACGAAGAAGGGGGGCAGTTATCTGAAGCAGTCCGACGCCATCCCTACTCTCTAGTACTGCTTGATGAAGTCGAAAAAGCCCATCCAGACGTATTCAACATCTTGCTGCAAGTGCTCGATGATGGTCGTATCACCGATTCCCAAGGCAGGTTAGTTGACTTCCGCAACACTGTGATTGTCATGACCAGCAACATTGGCAGCGATCACATCTTGGATGTCTCAGGGGATGATTCTAAGTACGAACAGATGCGGGTTCTAGTTCTACAAGCCCTGCGATCGCACTTCCGCCCCGAATTCCTCAACCGCGTGGATGACATCATTCTGTTCCATCCGCTCAATCTTGGTGAACTGCGTCAAATTGTCGGTATTCAGATCAAACGCATTCAAAAACTTCTATCCGATCAAAAAATCACGCTAGAACTTACAGAAGCAGCACAAAATTATATTGCAGATACAGGCTACGATCCCGTTTATGGTGCTCGTCCCCTCAAGCGTGCTATTCAGCGAGAACTTGAAAATCCGATCGCTAACAAGCTGCTAGAAAACACGTTTACAGAGGGGGATACTATCGTGATTGATTTAGCGAACAATACCTTAACGTTTACCAAAAAAGACCTGGATTCTACGGTTGAAGCTGTACCCTCATCTTCTTATTCAAGTTTGGCTCAGTCAGCTAAAACCAAATCCTAA
- a CDS encoding iron uptake porin yields the protein MRRINWVAGGLGSLSLLAQFSLKAEAELPHSSNSSLDLAVDTLSPPLRLPSRVDIFNSAALAKAEIENGSTLLEFAPDPAIAPAKFTQSIAQLPSSFSNPTAPVADSLATDDSAMAQINSVSELSDVQPTDWAYQALKSLVERYGVVTGYSDGTFRGQRALTRYEFAAILNAVFVKVNDLITTNQASDLDPEDIETLRQLQSTFSPALNDLRDRLADLDGRTSELEANQFSTTTKLQGQAIFAPTIGTQAPLELVSRVRLDLLTTLQPNALLLTQLEMGNGRTDAIGEVHNRDQNLLGTTGLLADGGGVEYAEVTETPRIRKLYYTFRPQPNLAVSIGPKIVPSDFIDRNPFANNSGVDFSSGFFVNNPLIVQNQIDRFGGAGIALDWQLSDSWALRSLYAAADGNNPQQGGLFSDRSQGSVELEYSINSASSVQLQYTSATLNDTQIEAAGINAQWAIDRTVAVFGRYGFGSYQGFNSVLAQNLDLHPQTWALGVVFRNLVIPGSLAGAAVGQPFITSNLGDATQTNFELFYNLSINEHFSVTPTFMLVTNPNNNATNPDIWQSTLRTVFTF from the coding sequence GTGAGGAGAATCAATTGGGTCGCTGGAGGTCTTGGCAGCCTTAGTCTTCTAGCACAATTTTCGCTGAAGGCTGAGGCTGAATTACCTCATAGCTCAAATTCATCTTTAGATTTAGCCGTTGATACACTTTCGCCACCTCTGCGGCTCCCATCTAGAGTTGACATTTTTAACTCTGCTGCTCTAGCGAAAGCTGAAATTGAAAATGGCTCAACGCTACTAGAATTTGCACCTGATCCAGCGATCGCCCCCGCTAAATTCACTCAGTCAATTGCTCAGTTGCCCTCAAGTTTCTCTAATCCAACCGCACCTGTGGCCGATAGCTTAGCGACAGATGACTCTGCGATGGCTCAGATCAATTCTGTGTCAGAGCTGTCAGATGTGCAGCCGACTGACTGGGCCTATCAAGCCCTGAAATCTTTGGTTGAGCGCTATGGCGTAGTCACAGGTTATTCAGATGGCACCTTCCGAGGACAGCGAGCGCTCACTCGCTACGAGTTTGCTGCCATTCTCAACGCTGTTTTTGTCAAGGTTAATGACTTAATTACCACCAATCAAGCTAGCGACCTAGATCCGGAGGATATTGAGACCTTACGGCAGCTTCAGAGTACCTTCAGCCCAGCTTTGAATGACTTGCGCGATCGCTTAGCTGATTTAGATGGGCGCACGAGCGAGTTGGAAGCCAATCAGTTCTCGACCACTACCAAACTGCAAGGCCAAGCCATTTTTGCGCCCACAATAGGAACCCAAGCCCCACTGGAGTTGGTTTCGCGGGTGCGGCTAGATTTATTAACCACTCTGCAACCCAATGCCCTGCTGTTGACGCAACTAGAAATGGGCAACGGTAGAACTGATGCGATCGGTGAAGTGCACAATCGCGATCAAAATTTGCTGGGAACCACAGGTCTATTAGCTGATGGTGGGGGAGTAGAGTACGCCGAAGTGACTGAGACGCCTCGGATACGTAAGCTTTACTACACGTTTCGACCTCAACCGAATTTGGCTGTCAGTATTGGCCCCAAAATCGTGCCTAGCGATTTTATTGACCGCAATCCCTTCGCCAACAACTCAGGCGTTGATTTTAGCTCTGGCTTTTTCGTCAATAATCCTTTGATTGTGCAAAACCAGATTGACCGCTTTGGGGGTGCTGGTATTGCCTTAGATTGGCAACTCTCTGATTCATGGGCACTGCGATCGCTCTATGCCGCAGCGGATGGCAATAACCCCCAACAAGGCGGTTTATTTAGCGATCGCAGTCAAGGCAGTGTCGAGCTGGAATATTCGATTAATTCCGCTAGCAGTGTCCAGTTGCAATATACAAGTGCTACCCTCAACGACACGCAGATTGAAGCGGCTGGGATCAACGCCCAATGGGCCATTGACCGAACAGTTGCCGTGTTTGGTCGTTATGGCTTTGGGTCGTACCAGGGGTTTAATTCGGTTTTAGCCCAAAACTTAGATCTTCATCCTCAAACCTGGGCCTTGGGAGTCGTGTTTCGCAATCTTGTGATTCCAGGTTCATTGGCTGGAGCTGCTGTGGGTCAGCCTTTCATCACTAGCAACTTGGGAGATGCTACGCAAACCAATTTTGAATTGTTCTACAATCTCTCCATCAATGAGCATTTTAGTGTGACACCCACTTTCATGCTCGTGACTAATCCTAATAACAACGCTACGAATCCTGACATTTGGCAGAGTACGCTCCGGACTGTCTTCACCTTTTAG
- the gloA gene encoding lactoylglutathione lyase → MRLLHTMLRVGDLEESLRFYCDILGMKLLRRKDYPGGQFTLAFVGYGDEIDHTVIELTHNWGVEQYNLGDAYGHIAIGVDDIYATCNTIKERGGKVVREPGPMKHGSTVIAFVEDPSGYKVELIQLAAQNAAPAQQTTEPATTAH, encoded by the coding sequence ATGCGACTACTCCACACGATGCTACGGGTTGGCGACTTGGAAGAATCACTCAGATTCTATTGCGACATCTTAGGCATGAAGTTGCTGCGTCGTAAAGACTATCCTGGTGGTCAATTTACGCTAGCCTTCGTGGGCTACGGTGACGAAATTGACCATACAGTGATTGAGCTGACTCACAACTGGGGAGTAGAGCAATACAATCTCGGTGATGCTTATGGCCATATTGCCATTGGTGTGGATGATATTTATGCCACCTGCAACACCATCAAGGAGCGTGGCGGTAAGGTGGTGCGCGAGCCAGGTCCAATGAAACATGGCTCCACCGTGATTGCTTTTGTCGAAGATCCTAGTGGCTACAAAGTTGAATTAATTCAATTAGCGGCGCAGAACGCAGCGCCGGCACAGCAAACCACAGAACCTGCGACTACAGCTCACTAG
- the eno gene encoding phosphopyruvate hydratase: protein MIDTPETAIYSIRAREILDSRGRPTIEAEVYLENGAVGVAQVPSGASTGSFEAHELRDGDSSRYGGKGVQKAVQNVVEEIAPRLIGCNALNQEAIDRAMIDLDGSQNKANLGANAILGVSLATAKAGAEALGLPLYRYLGGPLANLLPVPLMNVINGGAHADNNVDIQEFMIVPIGASSFREALRWGAEVFSSLSNVLKAQGLLTGVGDEGGFAPNLASNQAALDLLIAAIEKAGYKPGEQVALALDVAASELYKDGQYVYDGAAHTPAEMVDYLAKLAGQYPIISIEDGLHEDDWQHWQLLTQKLGDRVQLVGDDLFVTNPTRLQQGIDQKAGNSILIKLNQIGSLTETLQAIDLATRNSYRSVISHRSGETEDTTIADLAVAVRAGQIKTGSLCRSERVAKYNRLLRIEDELGKQAIYAGAIGLGPR, encoded by the coding sequence ATGATTGATACGCCAGAGACCGCCATTTACTCCATTCGGGCTCGCGAAATTCTAGATTCACGCGGACGCCCAACTATTGAAGCGGAAGTGTATCTGGAGAATGGTGCTGTTGGAGTTGCACAGGTTCCCAGTGGTGCCTCAACAGGGAGCTTCGAGGCGCATGAATTACGCGATGGAGACTCAAGCCGTTACGGCGGCAAGGGCGTACAGAAAGCAGTGCAAAACGTGGTGGAAGAAATTGCCCCTCGCTTAATCGGTTGCAATGCGCTAAATCAAGAAGCGATCGATCGCGCCATGATTGACCTGGATGGCTCGCAAAATAAAGCTAATCTGGGCGCAAATGCCATCTTAGGGGTCTCTCTCGCTACAGCTAAAGCGGGTGCCGAAGCTTTAGGTCTACCGCTCTACCGTTACTTGGGTGGGCCACTCGCGAACTTGCTGCCTGTGCCTCTGATGAACGTGATTAATGGGGGGGCGCACGCAGACAATAATGTGGATATTCAGGAATTCATGATTGTCCCGATTGGGGCTTCCTCATTTCGTGAAGCTTTGCGCTGGGGCGCAGAAGTGTTTTCCTCGCTCAGCAACGTCTTAAAGGCTCAGGGATTGTTAACTGGAGTAGGGGATGAAGGTGGTTTTGCCCCCAACTTAGCGTCTAATCAGGCGGCTTTAGATTTGTTGATAGCCGCGATCGAGAAAGCGGGTTACAAGCCTGGAGAGCAAGTAGCATTGGCGCTGGATGTGGCTGCGAGCGAACTCTACAAAGACGGTCAGTACGTGTATGATGGCGCTGCTCATACGCCAGCCGAGATGGTTGATTATCTGGCTAAGTTGGCAGGTCAGTACCCGATCATCTCGATTGAAGACGGCTTGCACGAAGATGATTGGCAGCATTGGCAGTTGCTAACTCAGAAGTTGGGCGATCGCGTGCAGCTCGTCGGGGATGATTTGTTTGTTACCAATCCCACTCGTCTACAGCAGGGGATCGACCAGAAGGCAGGCAATTCAATTTTGATTAAGCTGAATCAGATTGGCTCCTTAACAGAAACGTTGCAAGCGATCGATCTGGCTACTCGGAACAGTTATCGCTCCGTCATCAGTCACCGTTCTGGTGAAACGGAAGATACGACGATCGCGGATTTGGCTGTAGCGGTTCGTGCGGGTCAAATTAAGACGGGATCGCTCTGCCGTAGTGAGCGGGTAGCGAAGTACAACCGTCTACTCCGGATTGAGGATGAGCTGGGTAAGCAGGCGATTTATGCGGGGGCGATTGGCTTGGGGCCTCGGTAA